The Metabacillus schmidteae nucleotide sequence AGGTACTTCTAACAATGCAAGCACATTTCCACTGCCAAAAAACAAAATGAAAATGATAAGAAACATTGTTCCGGTAAGAAAGGTTAAAAATGTTGTTTCAATTGTTCCTGCTTTTCGACTAAATGTACCATTGATTGATGATTGTGCGCTTAATGTGATGCCGCCAATTAACGTGAATAAAATCATTAATAGACCCATAATTACAGACCTCCTAGTTTATTAATATAAGTGCGATAATCATTGAAATAACTGCAAAAATATTTTCTTTATTAATCCTGGTTTTCTTACTGCCAAGCCATCCGAAATGTTCAATAACCATACTCATTACTAATTGCCCAATAATTACAGCCACCATTGTTATGCCAACACCAACGAATGGTACACTTACAACAATAGAGGTTAAGTAAACAACACCAAGGACACCTCCAAGTAATGTCCATTTAGGTGCTTCAACTATATAGGAAAGTTTCCCTTTTCCAAAAAAGAGCCACAATAGCCCCATGATGATAGAACCCATAAAGAAGTTATAAAAGCTTGTTTCTATTTGTCCAATTGATTTTCCTAGTTCAGCATAGATAGCTCCTTCAAAGCTAAGTGCTGCACCTGCTAGTAGCGCTAATATATATGTGATGTAACGCATTAAAGGAATCCCTCCTAATTTCTTTATTTTTAAATATCTAGAATAATCGATATATTATTTCGTAAAAAAACAGAAATCAACCAACTCAGATTTCTGTTTTAAGATATTCAGCAAACTGACGAATGGCTTCTTCGTTTCTTCGATAGTACGTCCACTGACCATAACGAACAGATTCAAGAAGACCAGCCTTCTGCATCATATTTAAGTAGTGAGATATCGTAGATTGAGAAGCTTCGGCTTTCTCTTGAATGTCTCCTACACATACTCCTCCTTTATAACTTACCTCCTTTGGCAGGTGAGCACCTTGTTTAGGAAAATGCTTCTCTGGTTCCTTCAACCACTGTAAAATGTTAAGTCTAGTTTTGTTTGATAACGCCTTAAAAACATCGATTGGTTCCATAGGATAAATTATATATCGGTTTTTTTCGATATGTCAACTTAAGAGCAGTACCTTATTAGTGGATAGTTTTTCTCTCTTTTGATAACAGCCGAAATAAAAGACTGCCGAAAAACTTAAAACAAATACGTTTTCGACAGCTTTAGTAGGCTAGGGGGCTATTTTTTTCTCAATTTTAATAAAGGTTTGGAAATAATTGGCGTCAACACACCTGCAAGTACTGCTTCAGTAATTCCATTAGTTGCTACAATCGTCAGCAGC carries:
- a CDS encoding DMT family transporter encodes the protein MRYITYILALLAGAALSFEGAIYAELGKSIGQIETSFYNFFMGSIIMGLLWLFFGKGKLSYIVEAPKWTLLGGVLGVVYLTSIVVSVPFVGVGITMVAVIIGQLVMSMVIEHFGWLGSKKTRINKENIFAVISMIIALILIN
- a CDS encoding ArsR/SmtB family transcription factor, translating into MEPIDVFKALSNKTRLNILQWLKEPEKHFPKQGAHLPKEVSYKGGVCVGDIQEKAEASQSTISHYLNMMQKAGLLESVRYGQWTYYRRNEEAIRQFAEYLKTEI